The following coding sequences lie in one Arabidopsis thaliana chromosome 3, partial sequence genomic window:
- the IDL1 gene encoding inflorescence deficient in abscission (IDA)-like 1 (inflorescence deficient in abscission (IDA)-like 1 (IDL1); FUNCTIONS IN: molecular_function unknown; INVOLVED IN: floral organ abscission; LOCATED IN: endomembrane system; EXPRESSED IN: 9 plant structures; EXPRESSED DURING: 4 anthesis, petal differentiation and expansion stage; Has 9 Blast hits to 9 proteins in 2 species: Archae - 0; Bacteria - 0; Metazoa - 0; Fungi - 0; Plants - 9; Viruses - 0; Other Eukaryotes - 0 (source: NCBI BLink).), protein MNLSHKTMFMTLYIVFLLIFGSYNATARIGPIKLSETEIVQTRSRQEIIGGFTFKGRVFHSFSKRVLVPPSGPSMRHNSVVNNLKH, encoded by the coding sequence ATGAATCTTTCTCATAAAACCATGTTTATGACTCTTTATATTGTTTTCCTCTTGATTTTTGGTTCATACAACGCCACGGCAAGGATCGGACCGATTAAGCTTTCTGAAACGGAAATAGTTCAAACAAGATCAAGACAAGAGATCATTGGGGGTTTTACATTCAAAGGTCGTGTGTTCCATTCATTTTCTAAAAGGGTACTTGTACCACCTTCGGGACCTTCCATGAGACATAATTCTGTGGTGAATAATCTCAAACactaa
- a CDS encoding Amidase family protein (Amidase family protein; FUNCTIONS IN: glutaminyl-tRNA synthase (glutamine-hydrolyzing) activity, carbon-nitrogen ligase activity, with glutamine as amido-N-donor; INVOLVED IN: translation; LOCATED IN: chloroplast, chloroplast stroma; EXPRESSED IN: 23 plant structures; EXPRESSED DURING: 14 growth stages; CONTAINS InterPro DOMAIN/s: Amidase, conserved site (InterPro:IPR020556), Amidase (InterPro:IPR000120), Glutamyl-tRNA(Gln) amidotransferase A subunit (InterPro:IPR004412); BEST Arabidopsis thaliana protein match is: fatty acid amide hydrolase (TAIR:AT5G64440.1); Has 20819 Blast hits to 20789 proteins in 2485 species: Archae - 270; Bacteria - 10912; Metazoa - 560; Fungi - 1426; Plants - 399; Viruses - 0; Other Eukaryotes - 7252 (source: NCBI BLink).) — translation MLSTLQPPRSLSLLPLRRFQISKTIVSAASSKTIDTSVISPPQSQILTTRRSLLSGETTAVEIAKSYLSRIRLTEPQLKCFLHVSENVLKDAQEIDQRIAKGEELGPLAGVLIGVKDNICTQGMPSTAASRILEHYRPPFDATAVKKIKELGGIVVGKTNMDEFGMGSTTEASAFQVTANPWDLSRVPGGSSGGSAAAVAARQCMVSLGSDTGGSVRQPASFCGVVGLKPTYGRVSRFGLMAYASSLDVIGCFGSTVADAGMLLHAISGYDRFDSTSSKQDVPEFQSQFLSVDHFESKPLNGVKVGIIRETLEDGVDSGVRSATQEAASHLEALGCILTEVSLPSFSLGLPAYYVIASSESSSNLSRYDGVRYGNQVMAEELNKLYECSRGEGFGGEVKMRILMGTYALSAGYYDAYYKRAQQVRTLIRKDFKAALEQNDILISPAAPSAAYKIGEKKDDPLAMYAGDIMTVNVNLAGLPAMVLPCGLVEGGPSGLPVGLQMIGAAFDEEKLLKVGHIFEQTLKGSSFVPPLLANVA, via the exons ATGTTATCGACATTGCAACCGCCGCGTTCTCTATCACTCCTCCCTCTACGCCGGTTCCAAATATCTAAAACCATCGTCTCCGCAGCTTCTTCGAAGACCATCGACACTTCCGTTATCTCTCCACCACAATCTCAAATTCTCACCACTCGTCGTTCACTCCTCTCCGGCGAAACCACAGCTGTCGAAATCGCAAAATCTTACCTTTCTCGTATCCGTCTCACTGAACCTCAGCTCAAATGCTTCCTTCACGTATCGGAGAATGTTCTCAAAGATGCTCAAGAGATTGATCAACGAATCGCTAAAGGTGAGGAATTGGGTCCTCTCGCCGGAGTTTTGATCGGCGTTAAGGATAATATATGTACTCAAGGTATGCCTTCTACTGCTGCTTCGAGAATCTTAGAGCATTATCGTCCACCGTTCGATGCGACGGCGGTTAAGAAGATTAAAGAGTTGGGTGGGATTGTTGTTGGTAAGACTAATATGGATGAGTTTGGAATGGGAAGTACCACTGAAGCTTCTGCTTTTCAG GTAACTGCGAATCCGTGGGATTTGAGTCGTGTACCGGGAGGTTCATCGGGAGGATCAGCAGCAGCTGTTGCAGCAAGGCAGTGTATGGTGTCACTTGGTAGTGATACTGGTGGAAGTGTGAGACAGCCAGCTTCGTTTTGTGGTGTTGTAGGTCTTAAGCCGACTTATGGGCGTGTTTCTAGGTTTGGGCTTATGGCTTATGCGTCTTCGTTGGATGTGATTGGGTGTTTTGGGTCTACGGTTGCTGATGCTGGGATGCTTCTTCATGCTATTTCGGGGTATGATAGGTTTGACTCCACGAGTAGCAAACAA GATGTGCCTGAGTTCCAGTCTCAGTTTCTATCTGTGGATCATTTTGAGTCTAAACCATTGAATGGAGTGAAAGTTGGTATAATTCGCGAGACACTTGAAGACGGTGTTGATTCTGGAGTGAGATCTGCTACTCAGGAAGCTGCGTCTCACTTAGAAGCATTGGGTTGTATATTGACAGAG GTCTCCCTTCCTTCATTCTCTCTTGGACTACCAGCTTACTACGTTATTGCCTCATCGGAGTCATCTTCGAATTTATCACGTTATGATGGTGTCAG ATATGGTAATCAAGTTATGGCTGAAGAACTCAATAAGCTGTATGAATGTTCCCGTGGAGAAGGATTTGGAGGAGAG gTGAAAATGAGAATTTTAATGGGGACATATGCACTTTCTGCGGGTTACTACGATGCTTACTACAAGCGAGCTCAACAG GTGAGGACACTAATTCGAAAAGACTTCAAAGCAGCGTTAGAACAGAACGATATCCTTATTTCTCCGGCAGCTCCATCTGCTGCATACAAGATTggtgaaaagaaagatgatCCACTGGCAATGTATGCTGGAGACATTATGACG GTCAATGTGAATCTTGCCGGACTTCCTGCAATGGTATTACCTTGTGGATTAGTCGAAGGTGGTCCCTCGGGTCTTCCTGTTGGTCTTCAAATGATCGGAGCAGCGTTTGATGAG GAGAAATTGCTGAAAGTGGGTCACATATTTGAGCAGACTCTTAAAGGATCGAGCTTTGTTCCTCCATTGTTAGCCAATGTAGCCTAA
- the SK15 gene encoding SKP1-like 15 (SKP1-like 15 (SK15); FUNCTIONS IN: ubiquitin-protein ligase activity; INVOLVED IN: ubiquitin-dependent protein catabolic process; LOCATED IN: SCF ubiquitin ligase complex; EXPRESSED IN: 6 plant structures; CONTAINS InterPro DOMAIN/s: E3 ubiquitin ligase, SCF complex, Skp subunit (InterPro:IPR016897), SKP1 component, dimerisation (InterPro:IPR016072), SKP1 component (InterPro:IPR001232), BTB/POZ fold (InterPro:IPR011333), SKP1 component, POZ (InterPro:IPR016073); BEST Arabidopsis thaliana protein match is: SKP1-like 19 (TAIR:AT2G03160.1); Has 1427 Blast hits to 1423 proteins in 267 species: Archae - 0; Bacteria - 0; Metazoa - 537; Fungi - 176; Plants - 536; Viruses - 11; Other Eukaryotes - 167 (source: NCBI BLink).) produces MSSNKIVLTSSDGESFQVEEVVARKLQIVKHLLEDDCVINEIPLQNVTGNILSIVLEYCKKHVDDVVDDDASEEPKKKKPDDEAKQNLDAWDAEFMKNIDMETIFKLILAANYLNVEGLLGLTCQTVADYIKDKTPEEVRELFNIENDFTHEEEEEAIRKENAWAFEADTKHEDPKP; encoded by the exons atgtCTTCTAACAAGATTGTGTTGACTAGTTCCGATGGCGAGTCTTTCCAAGTTGAGGAAGTGGTGGCACGAAAACTGCAGATCGTAAAGCACCTGCTCGAAGACGACTGTGTTATTAACGAAATCCCTCTTCAAAACGTTACAGGAAATATTCTCTCCATCGTTCTCGAGTATTGCAAGAAACACGTCGACGATGTGGTCGATGATGATGCATCTGAGGagccgaagaagaagaagcccgATGAT GAGGCGAAGCAGAATCTCGATGCTTGGGACGCAGAGTtcatgaaaaatattgatatgGAAACAATCTTCAAGCTCATTCTCGCTGCTAACTATCTCAACGTCGAAGGTCTTCTTGGTCTCACTTGCCAGACTGTTGCAGATTACATCAAAGATAAGACGCCAGAGGAAGTTCGAGAACTCTTTAATATCGAGAATGATTTCacacatgaagaagaagaagaagcgattCGCAAGGAGAACGCTTGGGCTTTTGAGGCTGACACAAAACACGAAGATCCAAAGccctag